The following are encoded together in the Pedobacter sp. D749 genome:
- a CDS encoding FMN-dependent NADH-azoreductase, whose protein sequence is MKILHLISSPRGEASFSIKLGNAIVEKLQAANPGSTLTTRDLTNTPFPHLEEVHINSFFTPLENHTAEFTEAIKHSNEAIAELKDADVIVIGAPLYNFGIPSTLKAWIDHIARVGQTFSYSEKGPEGLVKNKKVYLAISSGGVYSEGPMKPYDFTESYLRSVLGFMGMTDITAYRAEGVSIPDLKEVALDKAIESISI, encoded by the coding sequence ATGAAAATATTACATCTAATATCAAGCCCGAGGGGTGAAGCATCTTTCAGTATTAAATTGGGAAATGCAATTGTTGAAAAATTACAGGCCGCAAATCCTGGAAGCACTTTAACTACACGCGATCTTACCAATACCCCATTTCCCCATTTGGAAGAGGTACACATCAATTCTTTTTTTACACCGCTAGAAAATCACACGGCAGAATTTACGGAAGCGATAAAACATTCGAATGAGGCTATTGCCGAACTTAAAGATGCTGACGTGATTGTAATCGGTGCACCGTTGTATAATTTCGGCATTCCTTCTACTTTAAAAGCATGGATCGATCATATTGCACGTGTCGGTCAAACATTCAGCTACTCAGAAAAGGGCCCTGAAGGTTTGGTAAAAAACAAAAAAGTATACCTGGCGATTTCTTCCGGTGGTGTATATTCAGAAGGACCGATGAAACCTTATGATTTTACAGAATCTTATTTAAGATCCGTTCTTGGTTTTATGGGCATGACCGATATTACCGCATATCGAGCAGAAGGCGTAAGCATCCCGGATTTAAAGGAAGTGGCTTTGGATAAAGCAATCGAAAGTATATCAATTTAG
- a CDS encoding PleD family two-component system response regulator, whose product MKKCIYVVEDNPSIREIIEFLLIEELYEVKTCPNSNDFWLQMSKHLPDMVILDIMLPDGNGLDICNTLKRNIKTHDIPVMMMSANNHLNAVKAKCDAEDFINKPFDLNDFASRVDKYLAA is encoded by the coding sequence ATGAAAAAGTGCATCTATGTAGTGGAAGACAATCCGAGTATCAGGGAAATCATCGAATTTTTATTGATCGAAGAACTTTATGAGGTAAAGACCTGCCCTAATTCCAACGATTTTTGGCTTCAAATGAGTAAACATCTGCCAGATATGGTAATTCTTGATATTATGTTACCAGATGGAAACGGGCTGGACATCTGCAATACCCTCAAGCGAAATATTAAAACACATGATATTCCGGTTATGATGATGTCGGCCAATAACCACTTGAACGCAGTGAAGGCCAAATGTGATGCAGAAGATTTTATCAATAAACCTTTTGATCTGAATGATTTTGCCAGCAGGGTTGATAAATATTTAGCAGCGTAA
- the mnmA gene encoding tRNA 2-thiouridine(34) synthase MnmA: MSKNGRILVAMSGGVDSSVAAVMLHEQGYEVIGLTMKTWDYATSGGSSKETGCCSLDSINDARTLAVNYGFPHYILDIRDEFGDYVIDNFVDEYLAGRTPNPCVLCNTHIKWEALLKRANKLDCEFIATGHYANIRQQDSGRYVISKGKDENKDQSYVLWGVSQENLSRTKFPLGSFAKSDIRQMALDMGQEELAKKSESYEICFVPDNDYRAFLKHKVEDLEDRVAGGNFILSNGMVVGQHKGYPFYTIGQRKGLGVAFGEPMFVTQILPESNTVVLGKAEELERREAMVRNINLIKYASIEEPMNDVITKIRYKDAGMLSTIVQEKDKMRVVFDHNVSAIAPGQSAVFYEGNDLLGGGFLV, encoded by the coding sequence ATGAGTAAAAACGGTAGGATTCTGGTTGCCATGAGTGGCGGGGTTGATAGTTCGGTAGCGGCTGTAATGTTGCATGAGCAGGGTTATGAGGTTATTGGCTTAACTATGAAGACCTGGGATTATGCTACTTCTGGTGGTAGCAGTAAGGAAACTGGATGTTGCTCATTAGATAGTATTAACGACGCCCGTACACTTGCTGTAAACTATGGTTTTCCGCATTATATCCTTGATATCAGGGATGAATTTGGCGATTATGTAATCGATAATTTTGTTGACGAATATCTTGCCGGAAGAACGCCTAACCCATGTGTATTATGCAATACACACATTAAATGGGAAGCGCTTTTAAAACGTGCCAATAAACTGGATTGCGAATTTATTGCAACCGGGCATTATGCTAACATCCGTCAGCAAGACAGCGGTCGTTATGTAATTTCAAAAGGAAAAGACGAAAATAAGGATCAATCTTATGTACTTTGGGGTGTTTCGCAAGAGAACCTTTCGCGAACTAAATTCCCATTGGGCAGCTTTGCAAAATCTGATATCAGACAGATGGCTTTAGATATGGGGCAAGAGGAACTGGCCAAAAAATCGGAGAGTTACGAAATCTGCTTTGTGCCGGATAACGATTACAGGGCTTTCTTAAAACATAAAGTAGAGGATTTAGAAGACAGAGTAGCCGGCGGAAATTTCATTTTAAGTAATGGAATGGTTGTTGGACAACATAAAGGTTATCCTTTTTATACCATCGGGCAACGTAAAGGTTTAGGTGTTGCCTTTGGTGAGCCTATGTTTGTAACGCAGATTCTGCCTGAGAGCAATACCGTAGTTTTAGGTAAAGCTGAGGAGCTTGAACGCCGCGAAGCTATGGTACGCAACATTAACCTGATAAAATATGCGAGCATTGAAGAGCCAATGAATGATGTGATTACCAAAATCCGTTATAAAGATGCGGGTATGTTAAGTACAATTGTGCAGGAAAAAGATAAAATGCGTGTGGTTTTCGATCATAATGTTTCAGCAATAGCACCAGGTCAATCCGCGGTATTTTACGAAGGAAATGATCTATTGGGTGGTGGGTTTTTAGTTTAA
- a CDS encoding GH92 family glycosyl hydrolase, producing the protein MIKKIILPCLLLSALITSAQQNLVQYVKPIIGTSKMGHTYPGATVPFGSVQLSPETDTLSYEVNGKYNGDVYKYCAGYKYEDKTITGFSHTHFSGTGHSDLGDFLIMPTQGKLQLNPGTASDPKGGYRSAFSHANEVAEAGYYKVKLDDDNITAELTSTTRVGMHQYTFPKSDQSHIILDLMAGIYNYEEKTVWTYVRVVNDTLITGYRQTNGWARTRTVYFAMSFSKPFKSYGRKSYDAKQAYRGFWGKFNQEQNFPEIAGKKLKMYFDFDTQEGEKIKIKFALSPVSQENALQNMRAEISGWDFEKVKAQAQTTWNKELNKIQVTTSNDNKINFYTALYHAFINPTTYTDINGEYKGLDQGVHKAEGFTNYTTFSLWDTYRALHPFFNIIQPGRSNDMVKSMMAHYDQSSLHMLPIWSHYANDNWCMSGYHSVSVISDAIIKGTYNGDANKALDACIATAKHRDYEGIGYYIDKGYIPAEKSGISVSNNLEYSYDDWSIAQLAKKLNRMDVYDEFIKRANNWKNNYDSASGFMRPKLADGTFKKQFDPKDTEGQGFIEGNSWNYSFFVPQDPASLIEMMGGKKKFAMRLDTLFTMHLPDEFFAHTEDITREGIIGGYVHGNEPAHHIAYLYNWTDQPWKTQAQIRHILNMQYKPTADGLGGNDDCGQMSAWYMFSSLGFYPVAPGSDVYSLGSPLVNNAVINLENSKTFTVEAIKQSDKNVYVEKVLLNGKEITDHKIKHSDITNGGKLTFYMSAKPKK; encoded by the coding sequence ATGATTAAAAAAATTATCCTGCCTTGTCTTTTGCTATCAGCCCTTATTACTTCGGCACAACAGAACCTGGTGCAGTATGTTAAGCCCATTATTGGTACATCTAAAATGGGGCATACCTATCCTGGCGCAACAGTTCCATTTGGCTCGGTTCAGCTAAGCCCCGAAACAGATACTTTATCCTACGAAGTAAACGGAAAATACAATGGCGATGTATATAAATATTGTGCAGGTTATAAATATGAGGATAAAACCATTACCGGCTTTAGTCATACACATTTTAGTGGTACGGGGCACTCGGATTTAGGTGACTTTTTGATTATGCCTACGCAAGGTAAATTACAATTGAATCCTGGTACGGCATCAGATCCAAAAGGTGGTTACCGTTCTGCATTTTCTCATGCCAATGAGGTTGCAGAGGCAGGTTATTACAAAGTGAAATTGGATGATGATAACATTACCGCCGAATTAACCTCAACCACAAGGGTAGGGATGCATCAATATACTTTTCCTAAATCGGATCAATCGCATATTATTTTGGACCTGATGGCTGGTATTTACAATTACGAAGAAAAAACCGTGTGGACTTACGTTCGTGTTGTGAATGATACGCTAATTACCGGTTACCGTCAAACCAATGGGTGGGCGAGAACCAGAACAGTTTATTTTGCAATGAGTTTTTCTAAACCTTTTAAAAGCTATGGACGTAAAAGTTACGATGCTAAACAGGCTTACAGAGGTTTTTGGGGAAAGTTTAACCAGGAACAGAACTTCCCTGAAATTGCAGGCAAGAAGTTAAAAATGTACTTCGATTTCGATACCCAAGAAGGAGAGAAGATTAAAATTAAATTTGCGCTATCGCCAGTTAGCCAGGAAAATGCTTTGCAGAACATGCGTGCAGAAATTTCTGGCTGGGATTTCGAAAAAGTGAAAGCTCAGGCACAGACTACCTGGAATAAAGAATTGAATAAAATCCAGGTAACAACCTCAAATGATAATAAAATAAACTTTTATACTGCTTTATACCATGCTTTTATCAATCCAACAACCTATACTGATATTAATGGGGAGTATAAAGGTTTAGACCAAGGGGTACATAAAGCTGAGGGCTTTACTAATTACACAACATTCTCACTTTGGGATACTTATAGGGCCTTACATCCATTCTTTAATATTATACAGCCAGGCCGAAGTAATGACATGGTAAAATCGATGATGGCACATTATGATCAGAGTAGTTTACATATGTTGCCGATCTGGTCGCATTATGCCAACGATAACTGGTGTATGAGTGGTTATCATAGTGTTTCTGTAATATCTGATGCGATTATTAAGGGCACCTATAATGGCGATGCAAACAAAGCATTGGATGCCTGCATTGCAACAGCAAAACACCGTGACTATGAAGGAATTGGCTATTACATAGATAAGGGTTATATCCCTGCAGAAAAATCGGGCATTTCAGTTTCAAACAACTTAGAATATTCTTACGATGACTGGTCGATTGCACAATTGGCTAAGAAATTAAACCGTATGGATGTTTACGACGAGTTTATCAAACGTGCTAACAACTGGAAAAACAACTACGACAGTGCATCTGGTTTTATGCGTCCGAAACTGGCAGATGGAACATTTAAAAAACAATTTGACCCAAAAGATACCGAAGGACAAGGCTTTATTGAAGGTAACAGCTGGAACTACAGTTTCTTTGTTCCTCAAGATCCGGCTTCGCTGATTGAAATGATGGGCGGCAAAAAGAAATTTGCAATGCGTTTAGATACTTTATTTACGATGCATTTACCTGATGAGTTTTTTGCACATACAGAAGATATTACGCGCGAAGGTATTATTGGTGGATATGTGCATGGTAATGAGCCTGCACATCATATCGCTTACCTTTATAACTGGACCGACCAGCCATGGAAAACACAGGCGCAGATCCGCCACATCCTAAACATGCAGTACAAACCTACTGCTGATGGTTTGGGTGGAAATGATGACTGTGGCCAGATGAGTGCCTGGTATATGTTTTCTTCGTTAGGTTTTTATCCGGTAGCACCAGGTTCTGATGTATATTCTTTAGGCAGTCCTTTGGTTAATAATGCTGTAATTAATTTAGAGAACAGCAAAACATTTACTGTTGAAGCCATCAAACAAAGCGATAAAAATGTATATGTAGAAAAAGTTTTATTGAACGGCAAAGAAATTACCGATCATAAAATTAAACACTCAGATATCACCAACGGTGGAAAGCTTACTTTTTACATGAGCGCAAAACCCAAGAAATAG
- a CDS encoding helix-turn-helix transcriptional regulator codes for MGLTKTEIFTEEQNQMAALLKAMAHPARIAILQRILKSNTCICGDLVEELGLAQATISQHLKELKNAGIIQGTIEGVSICYCIEPKTWKLLQTQLDDFFASYKGEQNCC; via the coding sequence ATGGGACTTACCAAAACAGAAATCTTTACTGAAGAACAGAACCAGATGGCAGCCTTATTAAAAGCGATGGCACATCCTGCGCGGATTGCGATTCTTCAGCGTATCCTTAAATCGAATACCTGTATCTGTGGTGATTTGGTTGAAGAACTTGGCTTAGCTCAGGCGACCATTTCTCAGCATTTAAAAGAACTTAAAAATGCCGGTATTATACAGGGAACCATCGAAGGGGTGAGTATATGTTACTGCATAGAACCTAAAACCTGGAAGTTATTACAAACACAGCTAGACGATTTCTTTGCCTCATATAAAGGCGAACAAAACTGCTGTTAA
- a CDS encoding DUF6428 family protein, with protein sequence MINTSSTTWSSFKAQLQQHPELLFQFQYAPGKWVNANYHITEIKQAPIVSVDCGGVMNAWTEIIVQLWEPTEDEEGRAMQVKKVLSIINMVESKLPLNPNGIVKIEFGNYAFDTRQMFPGEFKIDGENLILDLTPDATQCKAINRGGSCGTTAAGEECCAPAQPVKRKIKLVNLAADQNNCTPGSGCC encoded by the coding sequence ATGATCAATACATCTTCGACAACATGGAGCAGCTTTAAAGCTCAACTTCAACAACATCCAGAATTGCTATTCCAGTTTCAATATGCTCCGGGTAAATGGGTGAATGCCAATTATCACATCACTGAAATTAAACAGGCACCGATTGTTTCGGTAGATTGCGGAGGAGTGATGAACGCCTGGACAGAAATTATAGTACAGTTATGGGAGCCCACTGAAGACGAAGAGGGTAGAGCCATGCAAGTAAAAAAAGTATTATCTATCATTAACATGGTAGAAAGCAAACTTCCGCTAAACCCCAATGGAATTGTGAAAATTGAATTTGGCAATTATGCGTTCGATACCAGGCAGATGTTTCCAGGTGAATTTAAAATTGACGGCGAGAACCTGATTTTGGATCTAACACCTGATGCTACCCAATGTAAAGCAATTAACCGTGGCGGTAGTTGTGGTACTACCGCAGCAGGTGAAGAATGCTGTGCACCTGCTCAGCCTGTAAAAAGAAAAATCAAGTTGGTTAACCTCGCTGCTGATCAAAATAATTGTACACCAGGCAGCGGTTGTTGTTAA
- a CDS encoding arsenate reductase ArsC, producing MKKVLVLCTGNSCRSQLAEGYLKYFAKNKAKIYSAGIEVHGVNPRAIKVMAEDGIDISGQTSNNIEEYFDVPFDYVITVCDHAKESCPYFPTQAIKLHHNFPDPAKAVGSDEEIMAEFRNTRNLVKVYVEDFVDKNLKG from the coding sequence ATGAAAAAAGTATTGGTGCTTTGCACCGGAAATAGTTGCAGAAGTCAACTGGCAGAAGGATATTTAAAATATTTCGCTAAAAACAAAGCTAAAATCTACAGCGCGGGTATCGAAGTTCATGGCGTTAACCCAAGGGCGATAAAAGTAATGGCTGAAGATGGAATCGATATTTCAGGTCAAACCTCTAACAATATTGAGGAGTATTTTGATGTGCCTTTCGATTATGTGATTACTGTTTGCGACCACGCGAAAGAAAGCTGCCCATATTTCCCAACACAGGCCATAAAACTACACCATAATTTTCCCGATCCTGCAAAAGCGGTAGGTAGTGATGAAGAAATCATGGCTGAATTTAGAAATACGAGAAATCTCGTAAAGGTTTATGTGGAAGATTTTGTAGACAAAAACCTAAAAGGCTAA